Genomic window (Rhodohalobacter sp. SW132):
TTCTGGATTTGTCTGTTCCCAATCTCACCGAGGAATTTAATGCTCCTATCTTTCCCGAAAAGGAAAAAAACAACAGTTATCTGCTGATGAATATCGACCATATACTGAATTCATCAGAGAATATTAACCGGCTGACATCCTTTATTCACATCTGCCAAAAGCATAACATTTTGCTGGTGCTAACAGGATCCAAATCGGTAAAAGAACTGCGAAATATCACTCCAAAAAAAGATGACCCCGAATTTGAACAGGCCATGCAGAACTGGTCGGAAGCGATGAGCCAATTCAGTACAATTACAATCCCCATTCATTACGGAATTGATTCGTTGCAGCTTGTTGAGCGCTTTGCAGAAAATGATTTTCTGAATATTCTTGACAACGAAGTCGAATTCGGGCCACACCGTGAGGAACTTTCGCTCCTGCTCAGTAAAGAAATTTCAGAAACGAAAGAGAATGTATTTCCGCTTAAGAATTTTGAGAAATTCCTGCTTTCAGTTCAGCGATATAACAAAGCTTATTTTCAGAATTTGTGGGATAAACTCTCTTTTCGTGAAAAACAGATGGTGTACAATTATTCAAACGAAGGCTTTGTAAATTATCGCAATTTTGATGTACTCACAGAGCTTCTTGAAAAAGGGATTTTCAGAATGAATTATCGGGATGAGGAGATTGGCCTGTTTAGTAAAAGTTTCACCAATTTTGCATCCAATGCGGCCAACAGCGAACTGCTAAAGAAGTTTAAAATTGACCGAAAAGAGAACGGAAACGTCACTCATATTAGAAATGCCATTCTCACGTTTATTTTCCTATCCATTCTTGGGCTGAGCCTGGTAGCCCCCGAAGTACTGGACCGCTATGTGGGTGCTATCAGCGGGGGGCTTGCCATCCTCAGCACTCTTGCCTCTCTTCTGAATAAATACGCAGTAAAATTTCCATTTTTAAAAGATGTACAATCGTAAGCACTGATTATTTTCCCTAAAAATGATCCGTAAATAATGTATTTTTGGATCTATGAAAAAAAGCGGAAAAGTGATACAGTCAACGGGTAAATGGTACAAAGTTTCTTCTGACGGAGAGATCTTTGACTGTCGTATTCCCGGAAAATTCAGGTTAGTTGAGGAGTCTGTCACAAATCCCGTAGCTGTGGGAGACAATGTAGATTTCACCGTTGGTGATGATGGCAGCGGTATGATTGATTCCATCCATGATCGAAAAAACTATGTTCCGCGAAAATCGACCCGGAGTAACAAAGATGAACAAATTCTTGTTGCCAATATCGATCGCGCCTGGGTGGTTCAGTCGATTCGCCAGCCTAAAATAAAACGGGGTTTTATCGATCGGTTCCTGGTTGCCTGCGAAGCGTATGAAATTCCGTCCGGGATTATCATCAACAAAACTGACCTGGCAAATAAAAGAGATCTGAACGAAATACATTCCATCACGGATACGTACACGGAAATCGGATACCCGGTCTTGCAAACGTCTTTAGAAGATGACTCGTCCATTGAGAAACTCCGCGAGGAATTACAAAACAGAACGTCGGTCTTTATCGGCCACTCCGGCGTCGGAAAAACAAGTTTGATTAATGTCCTTGATCCTTCACTCAATCTTGCGGTGGGTGATATCTCCTCCTATTCTGATAAAGGCAAACACACAACCACCTACGCCCGCCTTCTCTCTCTGAATGAGAACAGCTACCTTGTGGATACTCCCGGAATAAAAGAATTCGGACTGGTGAATATCGAACCGTATGAACTCTCCATCTTTTTTCCGGAAATGCATGAGGCCAGGCTGCACTGCAAGTTTAACAACTGCACTCACAATCATGAACCTAAGTGCGGTGTTATCGAAGCGTTTGAACGAGGCGAAATCGATCCGGACCGATACGACTCCTATCTGAATATGCTTGAGAGCATAAATTAAAATTTTTTAATAATCTGTTTGAACTCTTCTAATTTTTTGGCAATTTGGTAGTCAAATAAAATCATAGAGCAGATCAGACCAAAATATCATGCTAAAAAAATATATTTCACTCTTTGCTATCACTCTGTTTTTTATGCTGCCCTGGCAAAACAGTTCAGCCCAGGTAAACAATATTGGTGAATTTGTAAGAGCCGGTACGGATGATGCGAGCCTGCTTCTGGAAAACTATCTGCGTCCGTACACAAGCGGCTTCGGAGCCAACCTGAATACAGGATGGAATAATTCGGCGCGACCCTACCGCACTCTTGGTTTCGATATTCGGATAAGCGGTGCGATGGCTTTTGTCCCTGCATCAGATGAAGTATTTGATGTAGCCAGCCTTGAACCTCAGTTTCAGGAGCTTGAACTATTCAGCAGTTCGGGAATCACCCCTACTATTGCCGGAGATGATGTTACAGGCGTACGTGTGGGACGTACGTTTGAGAATCCCCAAACCAATCAAACCGAAGAACTTTTCTCTTTTAATTTGCCGCGCGGAACGGGGTTTCCCCTGGTACCTTCACCTATGATCCAGGGAACGATAGGAATTCCAAATGACACCGATATTTCGCTCAGAATTATGCCGTCCGTATCACCTCCTGATGTAAACGGTCAAGTTAGCCTTTTTGGAATTGGAGCAAAACACGGCCTGAACCAATGGTTGCCCGGCGGCACGGTTCTGCCTATCGACCTATCTGTTCAAATCGGCTATACCCGTTTTAATTTTGATATAGATGCGAATGTGCAGCCCGAAAGCGGCGGTGATATTTATAACCAGTATGAAAACCAGCCCGAAATTTGGGATGGTCAGCAGATCGAGCTTCAATCTTCTGGCTACACTGCTAATCTGCTGGTTGGAAGAAATCTTCCGATTCTCAGTGTGTTTGCCGGGGTTGGCTTTCAATCATCTACTACAGAGATTGCAACCCGCGGTGCCTACCCGTTAACCGTTCCCAATACCAACATGTCGCAGTCCGAATCAAAGGCCATTGAGCGAATTGACGACCCGATTAGCATCTCCAGCAGCGGGGACAACTCCATTCATGCTCTTGCCGGTTTTCGTGTAAGGCTCGGCTTTATTGCTTTATCTGGTTCGTACACAATTTCAGAATATCCCGTGGCAAATGTCGGGATCGGTATCAGTATGAGATAAATTAAACACAGAAAACCCTACGTTTCGGCCAAGATTTACAGTAGATTTGATGGTTGATCTTCTCATTACAGTAGATATTACCTCTACATAAAACATCATCACAATCTATTTTCTGTCATGTCAAATTTTTGGTATCAAAGCGTTGCCTGTCTGTTATTTTTGTGTCTTATAATAGTTAGCTGTTCAGATGAACCGGATCGCATGTATGACATGTATGAAGGCGATCCGATCGTCTTTAATCCCGATGGCGGCTGGTGCTGGTTCCAGGATGAACGCGCTATCATCGATGAAGGAAAATTGCTGATTGGTTCCGTCTCCTCAACAGGAGACATCACGCTAACCCACTACAACTTTGAGTCCGCCGAAAGTGATACACTCACGATCCACTACCAATTCCAGCAGAATGATCACGCACAGCCTGCACTCATTAAGCGAACCGACGGCCGGTACCTGATCAATTATTCAGGTCACTTCGGGGAATATTCCAAATGGAGAATTTCGGAAGAGCCGGGTGACCCAACCCGGTGGGGACCGGTTCAGCAAGTAGATGTGGGTGACCTTGTAACCTACTCTAACCTGTATCATCTGCAGGATAATGACCGAACCTACAATTTTCATCGCGGAATCGACTGGCACCCGAATGTAATGGTTTCTGATGATGACGGCGATAGCTGGGAATATTTAGGCCGCCTGTTTATTGAGGAAGGTGAACGCCCGTATCCGCGTTATGCAAGTAATGGCCAGAGCCGTATACATTTTGTAACGACCAATGCGCATCCCCGGGATTTTGTAAACAACATCTATCACGGGTATGTTGAAAATGATCGCCTGTTCAATTCGGAAGGTACTGAAATTGGAGCGATTGATGGCGCTGAAACCGAACGTACAACGGATGATTTCACCATGATTTTTGAGGGGGATGAAGAGAACATTCCCTGGACGAGTGATATCCGGATCGACGCTGACGGCCATCCTTATATCGCCTATTCCGTTACAAAAGACCGAATCCGTACCGGTGAAGGAGGTATGGATCATCGTTATCGGTACGCCCGGTGGGACGGCGAGCAGTGGAATGATTACGAAATTGCCTACGCCGGTACCCGGTTATACGCTAATGAAGATGAATACACCGGGCTGATTGTCCTCGATCCGGACGATCCCGATATTGTATATATCTCCACTGATGTACAGCCGGAAAGCGGAGAGCCGCTGATCAGCGAATCGACCGGTGAGCCTCAATACGAGATCTTTAAAGGCAGCACCTCAGACAGTGGAGAAAACTGGAACTGGGAAGCCATAACGGAACACTCTGCCGAAGACAACATCCGTCCATATATAACATCAGACGGAAGCGACCGGGCCTTACTGTGGCTCAGGGGTGAATATCGAACCTACACCGATTACTCTCTTGAGATCGTGGGATACGTCTCAAGATAAACCGGATTCAGAAACAGAGTTCATACAGATAATCCGTATATTCCGGTACACTTTTTTAAAGCCACGCTCAGAAAAGCGTGGCTTTTTTCATTTTTATACTATTTATGACATTTAATTCACTCCATTTAATCGATCCAATTCTTAA
Coding sequences:
- the rsgA gene encoding ribosome small subunit-dependent GTPase A, whose protein sequence is MKKSGKVIQSTGKWYKVSSDGEIFDCRIPGKFRLVEESVTNPVAVGDNVDFTVGDDGSGMIDSIHDRKNYVPRKSTRSNKDEQILVANIDRAWVVQSIRQPKIKRGFIDRFLVACEAYEIPSGIIINKTDLANKRDLNEIHSITDTYTEIGYPVLQTSLEDDSSIEKLREELQNRTSVFIGHSGVGKTSLINVLDPSLNLAVGDISSYSDKGKHTTTYARLLSLNENSYLVDTPGIKEFGLVNIEPYELSIFFPEMHEARLHCKFNNCTHNHEPKCGVIEAFERGEIDPDRYDSYLNMLESIN
- a CDS encoding DUF6588 family protein, which encodes MLKKYISLFAITLFFMLPWQNSSAQVNNIGEFVRAGTDDASLLLENYLRPYTSGFGANLNTGWNNSARPYRTLGFDIRISGAMAFVPASDEVFDVASLEPQFQELELFSSSGITPTIAGDDVTGVRVGRTFENPQTNQTEELFSFNLPRGTGFPLVPSPMIQGTIGIPNDTDISLRIMPSVSPPDVNGQVSLFGIGAKHGLNQWLPGGTVLPIDLSVQIGYTRFNFDIDANVQPESGGDIYNQYENQPEIWDGQQIELQSSGYTANLLVGRNLPILSVFAGVGFQSSTTEIATRGAYPLTVPNTNMSQSESKAIERIDDPISISSSGDNSIHALAGFRVRLGFIALSGSYTISEYPVANVGIGISMR
- a CDS encoding BNR-4 repeat-containing protein, which codes for MSNFWYQSVACLLFLCLIIVSCSDEPDRMYDMYEGDPIVFNPDGGWCWFQDERAIIDEGKLLIGSVSSTGDITLTHYNFESAESDTLTIHYQFQQNDHAQPALIKRTDGRYLINYSGHFGEYSKWRISEEPGDPTRWGPVQQVDVGDLVTYSNLYHLQDNDRTYNFHRGIDWHPNVMVSDDDGDSWEYLGRLFIEEGERPYPRYASNGQSRIHFVTTNAHPRDFVNNIYHGYVENDRLFNSEGTEIGAIDGAETERTTDDFTMIFEGDEENIPWTSDIRIDADGHPYIAYSVTKDRIRTGEGGMDHRYRYARWDGEQWNDYEIAYAGTRLYANEDEYTGLIVLDPDDPDIVYISTDVQPESGEPLISESTGEPQYEIFKGSTSDSGENWNWEAITEHSAEDNIRPYITSDGSDRALLWLRGEYRTYTDYSLEIVGYVSR